From Phaeocystidibacter marisrubri, the proteins below share one genomic window:
- a CDS encoding aldose epimerase family protein has protein sequence MSVNAVAKPLGRSKADRQIKVVTLTRENATVELWSYGARIQSIQLVSGRKKWDIVKSPSDPRSKQSVAGASIGRVANRIRGGQFELKGKKYQLEQNEGVNHIHGGSNGLQFQNWQLAELRPDQAMARFYLNQTEDIDGYPGRMEVTCTYWLLDDGLRVEYRAQSSHDTLFAPTLHTYFNLSGDRSVAKHQLQIHTPFFQLLDADGLPKGRPKSMKGWNDLSKPTAISRIMTGPRKDTLDICFMSDGSGRDMERCTLTGPNGLELKVNSTMPSLQVYTSTDLKHDGLRPMSGIALEAQYPPDSVNRILLNRVALWAGEARREVIEYKWKTSDH, from the coding sequence ATGAGTGTCAACGCTGTAGCGAAGCCGTTGGGAAGATCTAAAGCCGATCGGCAAATTAAGGTAGTCACTTTGACCCGCGAAAATGCAACCGTTGAGTTGTGGTCCTACGGAGCGCGAATTCAATCCATTCAACTCGTGTCAGGAAGGAAGAAATGGGATATCGTTAAGTCACCTTCAGACCCGCGCTCAAAGCAATCGGTTGCGGGTGCTTCTATTGGACGAGTTGCGAATCGAATTAGAGGAGGTCAGTTTGAACTGAAAGGCAAGAAATATCAATTGGAACAGAACGAAGGCGTGAATCACATTCACGGCGGATCCAATGGTTTGCAGTTCCAGAATTGGCAACTCGCAGAATTGCGTCCCGACCAAGCCATGGCACGTTTCTATTTGAATCAAACAGAAGATATAGATGGGTATCCGGGAAGAATGGAGGTTACCTGTACTTATTGGTTGTTGGATGATGGGCTGAGAGTAGAATACCGTGCACAGTCTTCACACGACACTCTGTTTGCTCCAACGTTACATACTTACTTCAATCTTTCAGGTGATCGCTCAGTAGCCAAGCATCAACTGCAAATTCACACTCCTTTTTTCCAATTGTTGGATGCGGATGGTTTGCCGAAAGGTCGACCAAAGTCGATGAAGGGGTGGAATGACCTCAGTAAGCCCACTGCTATTTCACGCATCATGACAGGTCCCAGAAAGGATACCCTTGATATCTGTTTTATGAGTGATGGTTCTGGAAGAGATATGGAAAGATGTACCCTCACCGGTCCCAATGGTTTGGAGTTGAAAGTGAATAGTACCATGCCCTCTCTTCAGGTTTATACCAGTACCGACCTCAAACACGATGGGCTGCGTCCGATGAGTGGCATCGCACTAGAAGCTCAATATCCGCCCGATTCTGTGAATAGAATCTTGCTAAATCGCGTAGCTCTATGGGCTGGCGAAGCGAGGAGAGAAGTGATAGAGTACAAGTGGAAAACAAGTGACCACTGA
- a CDS encoding peroxiredoxin, whose product MAVLVGKQAPDFQAAAVINGEEIVENFSLSQFRGKYVILFFYPKDFTFVCPTELHAFQAKLDEFKSRNVEVIAVSTDTEQSHWGWLQLTKDQGGIQGITYPIVADTNKTISHNYDVLAGNWYFDENDHLTAEGELVAYRGLFLIDKEGVVRHQLVNDLPLGRNVDEAIRMVDALQFNEEKGEVCPANWSKGSEGMNATHEGVADYLSKN is encoded by the coding sequence ATGGCTGTTCTAGTTGGAAAACAGGCTCCAGATTTTCAAGCTGCTGCTGTGATCAACGGCGAAGAGATTGTTGAGAATTTCTCACTTTCACAATTCCGTGGTAAGTACGTGATCCTCTTCTTCTATCCAAAAGACTTCACCTTTGTGTGCCCTACTGAATTGCACGCATTCCAAGCTAAATTGGATGAGTTCAAGAGCCGTAACGTAGAAGTGATTGCCGTTTCTACAGACACCGAGCAATCTCACTGGGGTTGGTTGCAACTCACTAAAGATCAAGGTGGTATTCAAGGTATTACTTACCCAATTGTTGCGGATACCAACAAGACGATTTCACACAACTACGACGTACTAGCTGGTAACTGGTACTTCGACGAGAACGATCACCTTACTGCAGAAGGCGAATTGGTTGCTTACCGCGGCTTGTTCCTTATCGATAAAGAAGGTGTAGTTCGTCACCAACTTGTGAACGACCTTCCATTGGGTCGAAACGTTGACGAGGCTATTCGCATGGTTGACGCACTTCAATTCAACGAAGAAAAAGGTGAGGTTTGTCCAGCTAACTGGAGCAAAGGTTCAGAAGGTATGAACGCTACACACGAAGGTGTTGCTGATTACTTGAGCAAGAACTAA
- a CDS encoding ZIP family metal transporter gives MTASIIFFLSVWVGVLIAKVIRKQVKVGTSMLLAFSGSFLFSVSVLHLIPELYGHNHSHLPGLLMLAGFISQFLMDFLSRGVEHGHTHSGDVMKGILPIGIFAGLFIHAFMEGLPTFGMNDVSLRGFVIAVALHKIPVAIVLYVLLKEASIPPIRLWLSILAFSLMAPLGSLTISVLPVLQEWTTQISAFVIGIFLHVSTTILYESSKDHKFNVRKLVVVILGALLGWLTITH, from the coding sequence ATGACCGCATCCATCATATTCTTTCTATCCGTTTGGGTGGGAGTACTTATTGCCAAAGTAATTCGCAAGCAGGTGAAGGTAGGAACCTCCATGTTACTTGCCTTCAGCGGTTCTTTCTTATTCTCCGTATCGGTTTTGCATCTCATTCCGGAATTGTACGGACACAATCACAGTCACTTGCCTGGGCTGCTCATGTTGGCGGGTTTTATCTCTCAATTCTTAATGGACTTTTTGAGCAGAGGGGTTGAACATGGTCATACCCATTCTGGCGATGTAATGAAGGGCATCCTTCCTATTGGAATCTTTGCTGGACTTTTCATCCATGCCTTTATGGAAGGTCTACCTACGTTCGGCATGAACGATGTTTCTTTGAGAGGATTTGTAATTGCGGTGGCTTTACATAAAATCCCTGTCGCTATTGTATTGTACGTCTTGTTAAAAGAAGCGTCTATTCCACCCATTCGACTATGGCTTTCTATTCTCGCTTTTAGTTTGATGGCTCCCTTGGGTTCACTCACCATAAGCGTCTTACCTGTGCTTCAAGAATGGACGACACAAATTAGTGCCTTTGTTATTGGTATTTTCTTGCACGTGAGTACCACCATTCTCTATGAATCGAGCAAAGATCACAAGTTCAATGTTCGCAAATTGGTTGTGGTCATTTTAGGCGCACTTTTAGGCTGGCTCACCATTACGCACTAA